Proteins from one Arsenophonus apicola genomic window:
- a CDS encoding YdbH family protein, which produces MPKLIKYIILLFIILLFITITSWLSIPHWLPRVSQLWLPKGAILSLSVPKITGKGIVVADIKVTLGNCEWIKVNQLTASTRAKWPTKWIIHTQSLVSDNNCLSRLKDNQTAPAEIDIKQILTAIPALEFTIEQLVLQPWPFLAGKLELQVSQSHLLDINYQGQNIQFVARTTAADYLNIEHFFLRLNDDTVNLTGNVALPLSATLIPEHGKIDATLITNRYAKPLVAQLNWSSRSGTLQLTTQQSQFPLLDLPWQLDDQYLTIKQGKWRWQNGEQLLSGKIDLRLANWRDSLANMRISGRANMLTTGEKGKANLVLTVEQGKLDWLNSHIPFQLMGQVKINDLIIDMRTPTLLSGPLLSPRITFLPSSLIRMYGKINKTLTLDELRLPLAGTYLTSQGVTGRLQAIAATTDSYWGKVKLHFDGQANNFKPDQGEWRWHYWGNAHLHPLKANWDLSGDGYWINSLLVVNRLNTGFDKIQYGMVNMIQPRLTLLKPLKWQRDAEQANFAGELILHTNRIRFGNDSFLPASAITSKLVGRNPADFQLTGALSAQQIGPIPYFIRWDGIRLRGNARWQKQSVLAFQSLIPPDLGITLREGNFYAQAAFSVAQGQGVIAGGHWSVDNAGLWLKDGSIDEIDFILPWRLQNSRWQLGTKSPVKIRIKQINSLFNMRNVAADLNGYYPATAQFPLVLRAVNIDLLGGSVRLAKLRWPQTTPATLTIDRIDLSQLLTRLRTTSQVAMSGKISGQLPFFLDNPDWIVKEGWLANSGNITLRLGKELVDSIGENNLSARVAMAWLRYLEINRSHAKISLSNLGDININAQIYGFNPLESKNRQVHLNYYHQENIFQLWRSLQFGNNLGDWLEKNISLKKGENQ; this is translated from the coding sequence ATGCCTAAATTAATAAAATATATTATTTTGCTATTCATTATCTTACTTTTTATTACTATTACCAGCTGGCTTTCAATACCTCATTGGCTACCTAGAGTCAGTCAACTATGGCTACCCAAAGGTGCCATACTATCATTGTCTGTACCAAAAATCACAGGTAAAGGAATTGTGGTGGCCGATATTAAAGTCACATTAGGCAACTGTGAATGGATCAAGGTAAATCAATTAACCGCTTCTACTAGGGCTAAATGGCCAACAAAATGGATAATTCATACTCAATCTTTAGTGAGTGATAATAATTGCTTATCCCGGTTAAAAGATAATCAAACCGCACCAGCTGAAATAGATATAAAACAGATCCTAACAGCAATTCCGGCATTAGAATTCACTATTGAGCAACTGGTTTTACAGCCTTGGCCATTTTTAGCTGGAAAACTTGAGTTACAAGTCAGCCAAAGTCATCTCTTGGATATCAATTATCAAGGGCAAAATATACAATTTGTTGCACGAACAACAGCGGCAGACTATTTAAATATTGAGCATTTTTTTCTTCGTCTAAATGACGATACGGTTAATTTAACTGGCAATGTTGCGCTACCGTTGAGCGCAACATTAATACCAGAACATGGAAAAATTGACGCGACTTTAATCACTAATCGCTATGCTAAACCGTTGGTTGCGCAATTAAATTGGTCGAGTCGCTCAGGGACTTTACAATTAACAACGCAACAGTCTCAATTTCCATTACTCGATCTGCCCTGGCAATTAGATGATCAGTATTTAACAATTAAGCAGGGAAAATGGCGTTGGCAAAATGGTGAGCAATTATTATCAGGAAAAATTGATTTGCGTTTAGCTAATTGGCGCGACAGTTTAGCGAATATGCGTATTAGTGGTCGCGCTAATATGTTGACGACAGGGGAGAAAGGTAAAGCTAATTTAGTGCTGACAGTTGAGCAGGGTAAATTAGATTGGCTCAATAGCCATATTCCATTTCAATTAATGGGACAGGTTAAGATTAATGATCTGATTATTGATATGCGAACACCAACCCTGCTTTCTGGTCCATTGCTCTCGCCGCGTATTACTTTTTTACCATCATCATTAATTAGAATGTATGGCAAGATAAATAAAACATTAACCCTTGATGAACTACGTTTGCCGCTAGCCGGCACTTATTTGACGTCACAAGGTGTAACTGGGCGTTTGCAGGCAATTGCAGCTACAACAGATAGCTATTGGGGTAAAGTAAAATTACATTTTGATGGTCAAGCCAATAATTTTAAACCAGATCAAGGTGAATGGCGATGGCATTATTGGGGAAATGCCCATTTGCACCCCCTTAAGGCTAATTGGGATCTTAGTGGAGATGGTTACTGGATTAACTCTTTATTGGTCGTAAACAGATTAAATACCGGATTTGATAAAATTCAGTATGGCATGGTGAATATGATTCAACCCCGTTTAACACTTTTAAAACCATTAAAATGGCAGCGCGATGCTGAGCAAGCTAACTTTGCCGGTGAACTTATTTTACATACTAATAGAATAAGGTTTGGTAATGATAGTTTTTTACCTGCCTCAGCGATCACATCTAAATTAGTTGGCCGCAATCCAGCTGATTTCCAATTAACCGGTGCACTTTCAGCCCAACAAATCGGTCCGATCCCATATTTTATCCGTTGGGATGGCATACGATTACGAGGAAATGCCCGTTGGCAAAAGCAGAGTGTATTAGCTTTTCAATCTCTGATCCCACCAGATTTAGGTATTACATTGCGAGAGGGTAATTTTTATGCTCAGGCTGCGTTTTCGGTGGCACAAGGCCAGGGGGTGATTGCTGGTGGGCATTGGTCGGTTGATAATGCTGGATTATGGTTAAAAGATGGCAGTATTGATGAGATTGATTTTATTTTACCGTGGCGTTTACAAAATAGTCGCTGGCAGTTGGGCACTAAATCGCCAGTGAAAATTAGGATCAAACAGATTAATAGTCTGTTTAATATGCGTAATGTCGCGGCTGATCTGAATGGTTATTATCCGGCAACGGCACAATTTCCATTAGTGTTACGGGCAGTTAACATTGATTTGTTAGGCGGTTCTGTCCGATTGGCTAAATTACGATGGCCACAAACAACCCCGGCTACACTGACGATTGATCGAATAGATTTAAGTCAACTATTAACTCGCCTTAGAACCACTTCTCAGGTTGCGATGTCAGGCAAAATAAGTGGCCAGTTACCTTTCTTTCTGGATAATCCTGATTGGATCGTCAAAGAAGGGTGGTTAGCAAATTCAGGCAATATTACTTTAAGATTAGGAAAAGAGTTAGTCGATTCTATCGGTGAAAATAATTTATCTGCTAGAGTTGCTATGGCCTGGTTACGTTATTTGGAAATAAATCGTAGTCATGCCAAAATTAGCCTAAGTAATCTGGGTGATATTAACATCAACGCTCAAATTTATGGCTTTAATCCTTTAGAAAGCAAAAATCGGCAAGTTCACTTAAATTATTACCATCAAGAAAATATCTTTCAATTGTGGCGTAGTTTACAGTTTGGTAATAATTTGGGTGATTGGTTAGAAAAAAATATTTCGCTAAAAAAAGGTGAAAACCAGTAA
- a CDS encoding fumarylacetoacetate hydrolase family protein, translating into MYQHHDWQGALLDVSANKVVCVGSNYAEHVQEMSGKQHKKPVIFIKPETALCDITQPILLPKGLGTVHHEIELAVLIGTTLKQENDQERIKTAIKGFAVALDLTLRDLQQTLKASGQPWEKSKAFDGACPISGFIAAHEFGDPQKACLSLLVNNEIRQEGNTADMLTTILPLISYISRFFTLRPGDVILTGTPKGVGPLKVNDELTLHLNDRVLKTRVI; encoded by the coding sequence ATGTATCAGCATCATGATTGGCAGGGAGCTTTACTTGATGTATCCGCTAATAAAGTGGTTTGTGTTGGTAGTAATTATGCCGAACATGTACAAGAAATGAGCGGAAAGCAGCATAAAAAGCCGGTCATTTTCATTAAGCCGGAAACCGCGCTTTGTGATATTACTCAGCCTATTTTACTGCCAAAAGGACTAGGGACAGTGCATCATGAAATCGAGTTAGCTGTTTTAATTGGTACAACATTAAAACAAGAAAATGATCAAGAGAGAATTAAAACAGCAATTAAAGGGTTTGCGGTAGCACTTGACTTGACCTTACGTGATTTACAGCAAACATTAAAAGCATCGGGTCAGCCATGGGAAAAATCTAAAGCTTTTGATGGTGCTTGCCCAATATCTGGATTTATTGCTGCTCATGAGTTCGGTGACCCTCAAAAAGCGTGTTTAAGTTTATTGGTTAATAACGAAATACGACAGGAAGGCAATACTGCCGATATGCTGACAACCATATTACCGTTGATCAGTTATATATCGCGTTTTTTTACTTTACGCCCAGGTGATGTTATTTTGACTGGCACACCTAAAGGGGTCGGCCCGCTAAAAGTTAATGACGAACTTACCCTTCATTTAAACGATCGTGTATTAAAAACACGTGTTATCTAA
- a CDS encoding YdbL family protein has product MMKKYILHFLLILMSIVVSFSALSLSISEAKQRGLVGETLTGYLAAVVKDNAEVNSLVTSINQAREQKYAEIAQSNQLKTEQIAKIAGEKLIDGAKEGEYVLGINCRWTQK; this is encoded by the coding sequence ATGATGAAAAAATATATTTTACATTTTTTATTGATATTAATGAGTATTGTTGTCAGTTTTTCCGCGTTGAGTTTGTCAATTAGCGAGGCTAAGCAGCGTGGGCTGGTCGGTGAAACACTAACCGGTTATTTGGCAGCAGTGGTAAAAGATAATGCTGAAGTTAACTCATTGGTTACTAGTATTAATCAGGCTCGTGAACAAAAATATGCTGAAATTGCGCAAAGTAATCAACTCAAGACTGAGCAAATAGCAAAAATCGCTGGCGAAAAATTAATAGACGGGGCAAAAGAGGGTGAGTATGTGTTAGGTATAAATTGCCGCTGGACACAAAAATAA
- a CDS encoding 2-hydroxyacid dehydrogenase: protein MKVVSYSTKQYDRIHFDQINKQGNFNFDIEYFDFPLTPQTAKNAAGADAVCIFVNDDASLAVLKELAKLEIKILALRCAGFNNVDLAAAKKLGIQVVRVPAYSPEAVAEHTVGLMLCLNRRIHRAYQRTRDANFSLEGLTGFNMHNRTAGIIGTGKIGLATLRILKGFGMKLLAYDPYPSEAALELGAKYVDLDTLLKHSDIISLHCPLTKENHHLLNEQSFNKMKDGVMVINTSRGGLIDSNAAIEALKKQKVGALGMDVYENERELFFEDKSNDVIQDDVFRRLSACHNVLFTGHQAFLTEEALNNISETTLQNIKQIAQGKPCVNEIEG from the coding sequence ATGAAAGTCGTTTCTTATAGTACAAAACAATACGACCGCATCCATTTCGATCAAATCAACAAACAGGGTAATTTTAATTTTGATATTGAATACTTTGATTTTCCACTCACACCACAAACCGCTAAAAATGCCGCTGGCGCTGATGCTGTTTGTATATTTGTTAATGATGATGCCAGTCTCGCAGTACTGAAAGAGCTGGCAAAGCTGGAAATCAAAATTTTAGCTTTACGTTGTGCCGGATTTAATAATGTCGATTTAGCGGCAGCAAAAAAACTGGGGATTCAAGTTGTGCGCGTACCCGCTTATTCTCCCGAGGCAGTTGCTGAACATACAGTGGGTTTAATGCTTTGTTTGAATAGACGTATTCATCGTGCATACCAACGTACTCGGGATGCCAATTTTTCACTGGAAGGATTAACCGGTTTTAACATGCATAATCGTACCGCTGGTATTATCGGTACAGGTAAAATAGGTTTAGCAACATTACGTATTCTTAAGGGTTTTGGTATGAAATTACTGGCTTATGATCCCTATCCAAGTGAGGCAGCATTAGAGCTTGGTGCTAAGTATGTTGATTTAGATACTTTATTAAAGCATTCAGATATCATTAGCCTCCACTGTCCATTAACCAAGGAAAATCATCATTTACTTAACGAGCAGTCTTTCAATAAAATGAAAGACGGGGTTATGGTGATCAATACCAGCCGTGGGGGCTTAATTGATTCTAATGCTGCCATTGAAGCACTAAAAAAACAAAAAGTTGGCGCCTTAGGTATGGATGTATACGAAAACGAACGTGAACTATTTTTCGAAGATAAATCGAATGATGTGATCCAGGATGATGTTTTTCGCCGTTTATCTGCCTGCCATAACGTTCTATTCACTGGTCATCAAGCTTTTTTAACCGAAGAAGCGCTCAATAATATTAGCGAAACAACCCTACAAAATATTAAACAGATCGCTCAAGGAAAGCCGTGTGTTAATGAAATTGAAGGTTAA
- a CDS encoding GNAT family N-acetyltransferase yields the protein MTNHNLEQFVRLANVNDIASLFAIRTSVKENHLSRKQLIDKGITPDTLRDILLAAPCAWIAEMAGNPIGFSMANRQQGSIFALFVRPEFAGQGFGKTLLTKAETFLFQQHKKIWLTTDAASRACGFYQKLGWLPVENLQNGEIRFEKLID from the coding sequence ATGACAAACCATAATTTAGAGCAATTTGTAAGATTAGCTAATGTTAATGATATTGCGTCACTTTTTGCTATTCGAACCAGCGTAAAAGAAAATCACCTTTCCAGAAAACAACTTATTGATAAAGGAATTACGCCTGATACATTACGCGATATTTTGCTGGCGGCTCCTTGTGCTTGGATTGCTGAAATGGCTGGCAATCCTATCGGCTTTTCTATGGCCAATAGGCAGCAAGGCAGTATTTTTGCTTTATTTGTTCGTCCGGAGTTTGCCGGGCAAGGTTTTGGTAAAACTTTATTGACCAAAGCTGAAACATTTCTTTTTCAACAACATAAAAAAATTTGGTTAACGACTGATGCGGCAAGCCGTGCCTGCGGTTTTTATCAAAAACTGGGTTGGTTGCCGGTTGAGAATTTACAAAATGGAGAAATACGATTTGAAAAGTTGATTGATTAA
- a CDS encoding YcgN family cysteine cluster protein, with amino-acid sequence MSQPFWQRKTLEQMTDEEWESLCDGCGQCCMHKLLDADSDEIYFTNVACDQLDLKTCQCKHYAERFRYEPDCIKLTRDNLATFRWLPLTCAYRLIAEGKSLPAWHPLKTGSKLAMHQAKISVRHIAVREIEVMDWEDHIINTI; translated from the coding sequence ATGTCTCAACCTTTTTGGCAGCGCAAAACCTTAGAACAGATGACCGATGAAGAGTGGGAATCATTATGTGACGGTTGTGGGCAATGTTGTATGCATAAATTGCTTGATGCAGATAGCGATGAAATTTACTTCACCAACGTGGCATGTGATCAATTAGATCTTAAAACCTGTCAGTGTAAACACTATGCAGAAAGATTTCGTTATGAACCGGATTGTATCAAACTAACACGGGATAATTTGGCAACTTTTCGTTGGTTACCGCTCACTTGTGCCTATCGTTTAATTGCGGAAGGAAAATCGCTGCCAGCCTGGCATCCATTAAAAACCGGTTCAAAATTAGCTATGCATCAGGCTAAAATTTCTGTTCGGCATATTGCGGTTAGAGAAATTGAAGTAATGGATTGGGAAGATCATATTATTAATACCATTTGA
- a CDS encoding YnbE family lipoprotein — protein sequence MKTQIWYMLMFSATFLLISCVRLEVATPDKPININMNVKIEHEIKIKVDRQVEGLLKNNSDLFG from the coding sequence ATGAAAACGCAAATTTGGTATATGCTGATGTTCTCTGCGACATTTTTATTAATAAGTTGTGTTCGGTTAGAGGTAGCCACACCGGATAAGCCAATAAATATTAATATGAATGTCAAAATTGAACATGAAATTAAAATTAAAGTTGATCGCCAGGTTGAGGGGTTATTAAAAAATAATAGCGATCTTTTTGGATAA